From Paenibacillus physcomitrellae, the proteins below share one genomic window:
- a CDS encoding ABC transporter ATP-binding protein gives MGENAIIRFDQVTKQYDQDEPVLKEVSFEIERGKFYTLLGPSGCGKTTILRLIAGFIEPSQGSIYLNGVKINKVPPNERQVNTVFQDYALFPHLNVYENVAFGLRIKKMKNDVISEKVSEALRLVNLEGYEKRQITEMSGGQRQRVAIARAIVNEPEVLLLDEPLSALDLKLRTEMQYVLRELQQRLGITFIFVTHDQEEALAMSDEIFVMNQGVIQQSGTPNDIYDEPINRFVADFVGESNIVPAVMIEDNLVEFNGRRFECVDQGLRPNENVEIVIRPEDLEITALEQGKLRVKVDTQLFRGVHYEISCYDESGQEWLVHSTKRAEPGSMIGLQFEPEAIHVMRFGETEEEFDKRLESYEVSGHVT, from the coding sequence ATGGGAGAGAACGCCATTATCCGCTTCGATCAGGTGACCAAGCAGTACGATCAGGACGAGCCTGTGCTGAAGGAAGTCAGCTTCGAGATAGAACGCGGTAAATTTTATACGCTGCTTGGGCCGTCCGGCTGCGGCAAAACGACGATCCTGCGTCTGATCGCAGGTTTTATTGAACCCTCACAGGGATCGATTTATTTGAACGGTGTTAAAATCAACAAAGTTCCGCCGAACGAGCGGCAGGTCAACACGGTTTTTCAGGACTATGCTTTGTTTCCCCATTTGAATGTTTATGAGAACGTGGCTTTCGGGCTGCGCATCAAGAAGATGAAGAACGACGTGATTTCGGAGAAGGTCAGCGAAGCGCTGCGCCTGGTGAACCTGGAGGGCTACGAGAAGCGCCAGATCACGGAAATGTCCGGCGGACAAAGACAGCGCGTCGCCATTGCCCGGGCGATCGTGAATGAGCCCGAGGTCTTGCTGTTGGACGAGCCATTGTCGGCGCTTGACCTGAAGCTTAGAACCGAGATGCAGTACGTGCTGCGCGAGCTGCAGCAGCGGCTGGGCATCACGTTTATTTTCGTTACGCATGACCAGGAGGAAGCGCTGGCGATGTCGGACGAAATTTTTGTCATGAACCAGGGCGTGATCCAGCAGAGTGGGACGCCAAACGATATTTACGATGAGCCGATCAACCGGTTTGTCGCGGATTTCGTGGGTGAATCCAATATCGTGCCTGCGGTGATGATCGAAGATAATCTGGTGGAATTCAACGGCCGGCGGTTTGAATGCGTGGATCAGGGGCTGCGCCCGAACGAGAACGTGGAGATCGTGATCCGTCCGGAGGACCTTGAAATTACTGCGCTGGAGCAGGGCAAGCTGCGCGTCAAGGTGGACACCCAGCTGTTCCGCGGAGTTCATTACGAGATCAGCTGTTACGATGAATCCGGCCAGGAATGGCTGGTGCATTCCACCAAACGGGCGGAGCCGGGCAGTATGATCGGCCTCCAGTTCGAACCGGAAGCGATCCATGTCATGAGATTCGGAGAAACCGAAGAAGAGTTCGACAAACGCCTGGAATCCTATGAGGTATCCGGCCATGTCACGTAG
- the pepT gene encoding peptidase T has translation MVKRFISYVKVDTQSNEESETCPSTPGQLTLARQLVDELKAIGMAEVTMDDNGYVMATLPANTDKEVPVIGFLAHVDTATDFTGAGVNPQIIENYDGNDIVLNQELNVVLSAKDFPELPSYKGHTLITTDGTTLLGADNKAGVAEIMTAMDYLIQHPEIKHGKIRVAFTPDEEIGRGPHKFDVAAFGAKYAYTMDGGPLGELEYESFNAAGAKITIKGTNVHPGTAKNKMVNSIKIAMELQQKLPAEQAPEFTEGYEGFYHLLGITGDTEQTKVQYIIRDFDRQEFENKKAYLTKVVDELKAKYGSERITLDLHDQYYNMKDKIEPVKGIVDIAYQAMESLGIKPIVKPIRGGTDGSQLSYMGLPTPNVFTGGENYHGKFEYISVDNMEKAVQVMLEIIQRFEQNPEV, from the coding sequence ATGGTGAAACGTTTTATTTCCTATGTGAAAGTAGACACGCAATCCAATGAGGAAAGCGAAACCTGCCCCTCCACGCCCGGGCAGCTGACGCTGGCCCGCCAGCTGGTGGACGAGCTGAAAGCGATCGGCATGGCCGAAGTGACGATGGACGACAACGGCTACGTCATGGCCACCCTGCCGGCCAACACGGACAAGGAAGTCCCGGTCATCGGTTTCCTCGCACATGTGGATACGGCAACTGATTTTACGGGAGCAGGCGTTAATCCGCAGATTATCGAGAATTACGACGGGAACGATATTGTCCTGAACCAAGAGCTGAATGTTGTTTTGTCCGCCAAGGATTTCCCGGAGCTGCCAAGCTATAAAGGCCACACGCTGATTACCACGGACGGCACTACGCTGCTCGGCGCGGACAATAAAGCCGGCGTGGCCGAAATCATGACGGCGATGGATTACCTGATCCAGCACCCGGAGATCAAACACGGCAAAATCCGCGTAGCCTTCACTCCGGACGAGGAAATCGGCCGCGGGCCGCACAAATTCGACGTAGCCGCTTTTGGCGCGAAATACGCCTACACAATGGATGGCGGCCCGCTCGGCGAGCTGGAATATGAAAGCTTTAACGCTGCCGGCGCCAAAATTACCATTAAAGGCACCAACGTACACCCGGGTACGGCGAAAAATAAAATGGTCAACTCCATCAAAATCGCCATGGAGCTCCAGCAAAAGCTTCCGGCTGAACAGGCTCCTGAGTTCACCGAAGGCTACGAAGGCTTCTATCACCTGCTGGGCATCACGGGCGATACGGAGCAGACGAAGGTCCAATACATCATCCGCGATTTTGACCGCCAGGAATTCGAGAACAAAAAAGCTTATTTGACCAAGGTTGTAGACGAGCTTAAAGCCAAATACGGCTCCGAGCGTATCACGCTTGACCTGCATGACCAGTATTACAACATGAAGGATAAAATCGAGCCTGTAAAAGGCATCGTCGACATCGCTTACCAGGCAATGGAGTCGCTGGGCATCAAGCCGATCGTCAAGCCGATCCGCGGCGGCACCGACGGCTCCCAGCTGTCCTATATGGGACTGCCTACCCCGAATGTGTTCACCGGCGGCGAGAACTACCACGGCAAATTTGAATACATTTCGGTAGACAATATGGAAAAAGCCGTTCAAGTCATGCTGGAAATCATCCAGCGTTTTGAACAAAATCCTGAGGTATAG
- a CDS encoding ABC transporter permease, protein MTEKNKLGKVYLFIVFVVLYAPIFYLMYYSFNSGGNMHGFEGFTLEWYSEVFHDTRLIIIVINTLVIALLSSAIATIIGIVGALAIDRIRRKRVKNTILSLNNVLIVSPDVIIGASFLILFTIAGIKLGFTSVLLSHIAFSVPIAVLMILPRLQEMSPTLVDAARDLGASSRDVLMKVILPFISPAILSGFFMALTYSLDDFAVTFFVTGSGYSTLSVEIYSRARAGVSLSINALSTLIFLLTVILVVGYYWVSRSSMRNRSKEPAAELGVPE, encoded by the coding sequence ATGACTGAGAAAAACAAGCTCGGCAAGGTTTATCTGTTTATCGTGTTTGTGGTGCTGTATGCGCCGATCTTCTATCTGATGTATTACTCCTTCAACAGCGGCGGCAATATGCACGGCTTTGAAGGGTTTACGCTCGAATGGTACAGCGAGGTCTTTCATGACACCCGCCTTATCATCATCGTGATCAATACGCTGGTCATTGCGCTGCTGTCCTCTGCGATCGCTACGATCATCGGGATTGTGGGTGCTTTGGCCATTGACCGGATTCGCCGGAAACGGGTGAAAAATACAATCCTGTCGCTCAACAACGTGCTGATCGTCAGTCCTGACGTCATCATTGGCGCCTCGTTCCTGATTCTGTTTACGATCGCCGGGATCAAGCTGGGCTTTACCTCGGTGCTGCTGTCGCATATCGCGTTCAGCGTGCCGATTGCCGTGCTGATGATCCTGCCGCGTCTGCAGGAGATGAGCCCGACGCTGGTGGATGCTGCGCGCGACCTCGGCGCAAGCAGCCGGGACGTGCTGATGAAGGTCATTTTGCCGTTTATCAGCCCGGCGATTTTGTCCGGATTTTTTATGGCGCTTACGTATTCCCTGGACGATTTTGCGGTGACGTTCTTCGTGACCGGCAGCGGGTACTCGACCCTCTCTGTGGAAATTTATTCGCGGGCCCGGGCGGGCGTGTCTTTGTCGATCAACGCGCTCTCCACACTGATCTTCCTGCTGACCGTAATCCTTGTTGTCGGCTACTATTGGGTGTCCAGGAGCAGCATGCGCAACCGCAGCAAAGAACCTGCCGCTGAATTGGGGGTGCCTGAATGA
- a CDS encoding ABC transporter substrate-binding protein, which produces MKQLTRIFAVVLIVAFGLMALAAKLNSSQGYSGSNTLTIYNWGDYIDPDLITRFEQETGITVIYQTFDSNEAMLTKIEQGGTTFDIAVPSDYAIDKMKEENLLLPIDHNKIPNLSKIDPRFLNLDFDPDNQYSVPYFWGTVGIVYNPELTKGIEFTSWNDLWNPELKNNVLLTDGAREIMGMSLNSLGYSLNDTNEDHLQEALRKLEKLSPNVKAIVGDEIKMLLANGEAGAGVVFSGDAAEIMDENDTLDYVVPEEGSNLWFDNMVIPKTAKNLDGAHKFINFMLEPDVAAQNAEYVGYATPNQDALKLLPEDISGDIRFYPPSEVTSHLEVYKNLGKRMLGHYNELFLEFKMHKG; this is translated from the coding sequence ATGAAACAGCTGACCCGTATTTTTGCAGTCGTGTTAATCGTGGCATTCGGCTTGATGGCGCTTGCCGCCAAGCTCAACTCCAGTCAAGGGTACTCCGGCTCCAACACGCTTACGATTTATAACTGGGGTGATTACATCGACCCTGACCTGATTACGAGGTTTGAACAAGAAACCGGAATCACCGTTATCTATCAAACGTTCGACTCCAACGAGGCCATGCTGACCAAAATCGAGCAGGGCGGAACGACATTTGATATCGCGGTGCCGTCCGATTATGCCATCGACAAAATGAAGGAGGAAAACCTCCTTCTCCCGATCGACCACAATAAAATCCCGAATTTGTCCAAAATCGATCCGCGATTCTTGAACCTCGATTTTGATCCGGACAATCAATATTCGGTGCCTTATTTCTGGGGCACGGTCGGTATTGTCTACAACCCGGAGCTGACCAAGGGCATCGAGTTCACCAGCTGGAACGATCTTTGGAATCCGGAGCTCAAGAACAACGTGCTGCTGACCGACGGGGCGCGTGAAATCATGGGCATGTCCCTGAACAGCCTGGGTTATTCTCTGAACGATACGAACGAGGACCATCTCCAGGAAGCGCTGCGCAAGCTGGAAAAGCTTTCGCCGAACGTCAAAGCGATCGTCGGCGACGAGATCAAAATGCTGCTCGCGAACGGCGAAGCCGGGGCGGGCGTCGTCTTCTCCGGCGATGCTGCGGAAATCATGGACGAGAACGACACGCTGGATTACGTGGTTCCGGAGGAAGGCTCCAACCTTTGGTTCGACAATATGGTCATTCCGAAGACAGCCAAAAATCTTGATGGCGCGCACAAGTTCATCAACTTCATGCTGGAGCCGGACGTAGCGGCGCAGAACGCCGAATACGTGGGCTACGCAACGCCGAACCAGGACGCGCTGAAGCTTCTCCCCGAGGACATTTCCGGGGACATCCGGTTCTATCCTCCTTCCGAGGTGACAAGCCACTTGGAGGTTTACAAGAACCTGGGCAAACGCATGCTTGGCCATTATAACGAGCTGTTCCTGGAGTTTAAAATGCATAAAGGATAA
- a CDS encoding ABC transporter permease: protein MSRSSRGLYLIPYYLWMVLFVALPVVLVAYYSLFDIEGHFTLSNYASFFTPVYLRMTLSSFWYALLITFFSLLVAYPAAYALTRTKHKQLWLLLIILPTWINLLLKAYAFIGIFGTYGPVNSLFKAIGLGEHQILFNDFSFVFVSVYIFIPFMIMPIFNALEDINPTLIAASRDLGASSFVTLRRVIFPLTLSGVRSGCMAVFIPALSLFMLTRLIAGNKVITLGTAIEQHFLVTQDWGMGSTVAVFLILIMAVLMPVLGGGREVRK, encoded by the coding sequence ATGTCACGTAGCTCCCGCGGATTGTACCTCATCCCTTATTATTTGTGGATGGTGCTGTTTGTCGCCCTGCCCGTGGTTCTGGTCGCGTATTATTCGCTGTTTGACATTGAAGGGCATTTCACCTTGTCCAACTATGCGAGCTTTTTTACGCCCGTTTATTTGCGGATGACGCTAAGCTCGTTCTGGTATGCGCTGCTGATTACGTTTTTCTCGCTGCTGGTCGCATATCCGGCCGCTTATGCGCTTACGCGGACCAAACATAAGCAGCTGTGGCTGCTGCTGATCATTTTGCCGACCTGGATCAACCTGCTGCTGAAGGCTTATGCCTTCATCGGCATCTTTGGCACTTACGGGCCGGTGAATTCGCTGTTTAAAGCCATAGGTCTCGGCGAACATCAAATTTTGTTTAATGATTTTAGTTTTGTGTTTGTGTCCGTTTATATTTTTATTCCGTTTATGATCATGCCGATTTTTAACGCCCTGGAGGACATTAACCCGACGCTGATCGCGGCTTCCCGCGATCTGGGGGCGTCGAGCTTTGTCACGCTGCGGCGGGTGATTTTTCCGCTGACGTTGTCCGGCGTCCGTTCCGGCTGTATGGCCGTCTTTATTCCGGCTTTGTCCCTCTTTATGCTGACCCGGCTTATTGCAGGCAACAAGGTGATCACGCTGGGCACGGCTATTGAACAGCATTTCCTTGTGACGCAGGATTGGGGCATGGGCTCGACGGTAGCCGTCTTCCTGATTCTGATTATGGCGGTGCTAATGCCGGTGCTTGGCGGCGGAAGAGAGGTGCGGAAATGA
- a CDS encoding carbohydrate-binding protein, translating into MSFVKSQRRFFAWICLVTMLAGTFFTSFGGTQPVHAAGGPNLAAGKPVSESGHADVYAASNITDGNAGTYWESSNNAFPQWAQVDLGSAATVDQVVLKLPSGWESRTQTLSVQGSTNGTSFSNLKASAGYTFDPNTGNTVTIDFPAASARYVRILVIANTGWPAGQIAELEVYGTSSPSAPSVIPGKIEAENYNAMNGIQTEPTSDTGGGLNVGWINAGDWMDYSVNVQSAGAYTVEYRVASNSGSGEIQLQSGGTTLATTAVPNTGGWQNWQTVTANVTLNAGPQTLRVYASGFDFNINWINFAPGSAADNQAPTAPSNLAFTQPAPGTISLTWNASTDNVGVTGYDIYANNQLRGSVNGSTVTFSDTQPASLTVTYYVIAKDAAGNASAPSNSVTRNGSGGESGSNLAIGKTISASSSTFTFVAANANDNDVNTYWEGSGQPSTLTVDLGANANITSVVLKLNPASAWATRTQTIQVLGHDQNSAAFTNLVSAASYTFNPASQNTVTIPVNATASSLQLRFTANSGAPGGQVAEFQIFGTPAPNPDLTVTGASWSPASPIETNAITLNAVVRNIGSASSAATNVNFYLGTTLAGTASVGALAPGASANVSANIGAKDAGSYAVTAKVDESNTVIETNDSNNSYTNPSQLVVGQVQSADLIGTTSWTPDNPSAGNTVTFTVNLKNQGNIASASGAHAITVVLKNAAGATLQTFNGTYNGSLAAGASANVTIGTWTAVNGSYTVTTTIAPDANEAAVKQANNTSTSSLYSGRGANMPFTILEAESSSNNTNGTKLAPNFTPGDFAGEASGRSAVYLDATGEYVEFTLTSPANAFVLRNAVAENTTGTVSIYANGVDKGNFKVTSKFSYLYATPSTLGRLGYDNSGSKAYWLYEDSQLMLDQVYPAGTKIKIQKDAGDVPWIYVDMIETENVAPPASNPDPSKYVQVSASKSIEQALNEFRQDTSKKGIFIPAGEWTISSKIFLYGRATEIIGAGPWYTKLMAPQDQTNTDVGFNISSAANGSTIRDLSAWGNYIYRQDGPGKFIDGNGMQNVTIENIWAEHFVCLYWGVNSSHNTFKNNRIKNMFADGINMTNGSSYNIIDNNYARATGDDSFALFSAIDAGGSYNVGNKYTNLTATNVRRAAAFAVYGGQDNLFQNLYGADTLTYPGLTVSSLSFGYNTLGFGSIDTVIDGVTLDRTGGDFWTSVGADDKINDYQNFGAIWLYGGDRDFKNILVKNVDINNPVYFGLMFQSKSPENLPMQNIRLENITINNPTRYGIKLVAKAEDGQGPVVGGASFTNVKVNNPGIAAIYGENKSPNFTVNRVSGNNW; encoded by the coding sequence ATGTCATTCGTGAAAAGCCAGAGACGTTTCTTCGCTTGGATATGCCTCGTAACGATGCTCGCAGGAACGTTCTTCACCTCCTTTGGAGGGACTCAACCCGTACATGCGGCGGGCGGACCCAATTTAGCGGCGGGCAAACCCGTCTCGGAATCCGGGCATGCCGATGTGTATGCGGCGTCCAACATCACGGACGGGAACGCAGGGACTTATTGGGAAAGCTCCAATAATGCCTTTCCGCAATGGGCCCAGGTGGACCTCGGCAGCGCAGCAACGGTTGACCAGGTTGTGCTGAAGCTGCCATCCGGATGGGAAAGCCGCACGCAAACCTTGTCCGTACAAGGAAGCACAAATGGAACCAGCTTCTCGAATCTAAAGGCATCAGCGGGTTATACGTTTGACCCGAATACCGGAAATACTGTAACCATTGATTTCCCTGCAGCCAGTGCCCGTTACGTGCGGATTCTCGTGATCGCCAATACAGGCTGGCCGGCCGGGCAAATCGCCGAGCTGGAAGTGTACGGCACCTCTTCTCCGTCTGCACCTTCGGTTATTCCGGGCAAGATCGAAGCGGAAAATTATAACGCGATGAACGGCATCCAAACCGAACCGACGTCCGATACCGGCGGCGGCCTTAATGTGGGCTGGATCAATGCCGGCGACTGGATGGACTATAGCGTGAACGTGCAAAGCGCGGGCGCTTATACCGTAGAATACCGGGTAGCCAGCAATTCGGGCAGCGGTGAAATTCAGCTCCAGTCCGGCGGGACGACATTGGCCACTACCGCGGTGCCAAACACCGGCGGCTGGCAGAACTGGCAGACCGTTACCGCTAACGTAACGCTTAACGCGGGACCACAAACGCTTCGCGTCTATGCCAGCGGATTTGATTTCAATATCAATTGGATCAACTTTGCTCCTGGCAGCGCGGCGGATAACCAGGCCCCTACGGCTCCGTCCAACCTGGCCTTCACGCAGCCCGCGCCAGGCACAATCAGCCTCACCTGGAATGCGTCCACCGATAATGTAGGCGTCACCGGATACGATATCTACGCGAACAATCAGCTTCGCGGCAGTGTAAACGGTTCGACTGTCACTTTTTCCGATACGCAGCCAGCCAGCTTGACGGTAACCTATTATGTAATCGCCAAGGATGCCGCAGGCAATGCTTCTGCGCCGAGCAACTCCGTGACACGGAACGGTTCAGGCGGGGAAAGCGGATCGAACCTTGCAATCGGCAAAACCATTTCGGCTTCTTCTTCCACGTTTACTTTTGTGGCGGCTAATGCCAACGATAACGATGTGAATACCTATTGGGAAGGCAGTGGTCAGCCAAGCACACTTACGGTAGATCTGGGCGCCAACGCCAATATCACCTCGGTTGTGCTCAAGCTGAATCCGGCCAGCGCATGGGCCACGCGCACACAAACGATTCAGGTGCTTGGGCATGATCAAAACTCGGCTGCCTTCACCAATTTGGTCTCCGCCGCCTCCTATACGTTTAATCCTGCTTCGCAAAATACGGTAACGATTCCCGTAAATGCAACGGCAAGCAGCCTGCAGCTTCGGTTCACAGCCAACTCGGGAGCACCGGGCGGGCAAGTTGCCGAATTCCAGATCTTTGGCACACCGGCCCCTAACCCGGACTTGACGGTAACCGGCGCTTCCTGGTCTCCGGCTTCACCAATTGAAACGAACGCCATTACGCTTAACGCTGTCGTCCGGAATATCGGCAGCGCCTCCTCTGCCGCAACGAATGTAAACTTCTATCTCGGGACCACTCTGGCCGGCACGGCTTCCGTCGGTGCGCTTGCACCTGGAGCTTCCGCCAATGTCTCTGCGAATATCGGCGCGAAAGATGCCGGCTCCTATGCGGTGACTGCCAAGGTCGACGAGAGCAATACTGTCATTGAAACGAATGATTCGAACAACAGCTATACGAATCCTTCGCAGCTTGTCGTAGGCCAGGTGCAAAGTGCTGACCTGATCGGGACGACGTCCTGGACGCCCGACAATCCAAGCGCGGGAAATACTGTTACCTTCACCGTGAATCTCAAAAACCAAGGGAATATCGCCTCCGCAAGCGGCGCCCACGCTATTACAGTAGTGTTGAAGAACGCCGCAGGAGCCACCTTGCAAACCTTTAACGGCACTTATAACGGAAGTTTGGCTGCAGGTGCGTCAGCAAACGTAACGATAGGAACCTGGACGGCGGTTAACGGCAGCTACACCGTTACGACAACAATTGCGCCGGATGCCAACGAAGCTGCGGTCAAACAGGCGAATAACACCAGCACCTCCAGCCTGTATTCCGGCCGGGGCGCAAATATGCCGTTCACCATCCTGGAAGCGGAGTCCTCCTCGAACAATACCAACGGAACGAAGCTGGCTCCAAACTTTACGCCGGGCGATTTTGCCGGTGAAGCTTCCGGCCGTTCAGCCGTCTATCTCGATGCCACCGGTGAATACGTGGAATTTACGCTGACTTCGCCGGCTAATGCGTTTGTGCTGCGTAATGCCGTTGCCGAAAATACCACCGGTACGGTAAGCATTTATGCTAACGGGGTGGATAAAGGCAACTTTAAGGTGACCTCCAAGTTCTCTTACCTGTACGCAACGCCTTCGACGCTTGGACGCCTGGGGTATGACAACTCCGGCTCCAAGGCCTACTGGCTGTACGAAGATTCACAGCTGATGCTGGATCAGGTGTATCCGGCCGGCACAAAAATCAAGATTCAAAAGGACGCCGGGGACGTTCCATGGATTTATGTGGACATGATCGAGACGGAGAACGTTGCCCCGCCTGCCTCCAACCCGGATCCGAGCAAATATGTTCAGGTTTCGGCTTCCAAATCCATCGAGCAGGCGCTGAACGAGTTCCGCCAGGACACGTCAAAGAAAGGTATCTTTATTCCTGCCGGGGAATGGACGATCTCGTCCAAAATTTTCTTGTACGGCCGTGCTACTGAAATTATCGGCGCAGGCCCGTGGTACACCAAACTGATGGCCCCGCAGGATCAGACGAATACGGACGTCGGGTTTAATATAAGCTCCGCCGCGAACGGCTCTACGATCAGGGATTTGTCCGCATGGGGCAACTATATCTACCGGCAGGACGGACCGGGCAAGTTCATTGACGGCAATGGCATGCAGAACGTGACAATCGAGAATATCTGGGCCGAGCATTTCGTCTGTCTGTATTGGGGCGTGAACTCCTCCCACAATACATTCAAGAACAACCGGATCAAGAATATGTTTGCGGACGGCATCAACATGACCAACGGCTCGTCCTACAACATCATCGACAACAACTATGCCCGCGCTACCGGCGATGACTCTTTCGCCCTGTTCAGCGCCATTGATGCGGGAGGTTCCTACAACGTAGGCAACAAGTACACCAACCTGACTGCCACCAACGTAAGACGCGCCGCAGCTTTTGCCGTTTACGGCGGCCAAGATAACCTGTTCCAGAACCTGTACGGCGCGGATACGCTCACTTATCCGGGCCTCACCGTCAGCAGCCTCAGCTTCGGGTACAACACGCTGGGATTCGGCTCTATCGACACCGTCATCGACGGGGTTACGCTGGATCGTACCGGCGGCGACTTCTGGACCAGTGTTGGAGCCGACGATAAGATCAACGATTATCAGAACTTCGGGGCCATTTGGCTCTACGGCGGCGACAGGGACTTCAAGAACATCCTGGTGAAAAACGTCGACATCAACAACCCGGTTTACTTCGGTTTGATGTTCCAATCCAAATCGCCGGAGAATCTGCCGATGCAGAATATCCGTCTGGAGAACATCACGATCAATAACCCGACCCGGTACGGCATCAAGCTGGTTGCCAAAGCCGAAGACGGGCAGGGACCGGTGGTAGGCGGAGCCAGCTTCACCAATGTCAAAGTCAACAACCCGGGCATTGCAGCCATTTACGGCGAAAACAAATCCCCGAACTTCACCGTCAACCGGGTATCCGGGAATAACTGGTAA